GACGCTGTCCAGAAGCTGCAAAAGATGGGTGGCGCCAAAGTAATACTATCCACAGTGACAAGCGCCAAAGCAATGTCACCCTGGGTAGATGGGCTAGCCACAGACGGTACCTTACTGTTAGTTGGGGCCAGTATGGAACCAATGGAGGTTACACCGGTATCTCTAATTATGGCCAGACGCTCTGTCAAAGGCTGGCCCAGTGGCACAGCCATGGACTCTCAAGACTGCCTGGAATTTAGCGCACTGACCGGTATCAGACCGATGATCGAAAAATTCTCACTCGATAACGCCAGCCAGGCTTATGAGCGCATGATCAGCGGCAAAGCGAGATTTAGAGCGGTTTTGACTGTGGACTAAAAAGCAATTAGATAATCAAAAGCAGGGAGAGTTGGCGTCAACTCTCCTACTTTTTAGTGCTATTTTCTACGTCAAACTCGACTATTTTTGGCAAACTGGGATTATGAAAGAGCGCCATATCGACTTCGTCTTTGGCTGACAACTTTTGCCCCATACGATGATAGCAATAGGCTCTGGCCAAGTGATAGTCAGAGTTGTTTGGTACATCAGTGAGCAAGTATTTTAGCTCCTGCTCAGCCTTGCTAAAATTGCCCATCTGAATCAATATCACTGCCTTACGGTAGTAATAAGCAGGCTCATTGAAGTGTGCGGCTTGTTGACTGCAAGCTTCCATGTATGCCAGTCTTGGATTTTTTTCGTTACTAAAATAAGACTGCGAGAGTTTGATTGACTTTGGTGCTTCAGGCTGACTGACCACAGCCAACTTGGTAGGCACTTGAGTCTGTGTCTGAGGCTGAGCAACAGGATAACTCTGCATCGGGTTTTGAGTGTTGTTATGTGCGCTATCGGGCTCAAGGTCGAGCACCACCGACTCAGGTAATGACTGTGGCGCCCTGGGCAATACCGAGATAATCAAATCATTGCCCGACCATTTGCTATGCAATACCGGAGTCTGCCTGGCTCCTGGATGGTCTTCTCTGACTTCATCGGCCACAGTAGTTTTCATCCGCTCAAAAGCGTCAGATAGCGTGGCGTCAGGTTTGCTGCGCAAACCATCTAACAAATTGCGAGTAAACACGCCATTCTGGTAGCGTCTTGATTCCCAGGACTGTTCATCAGGTTGACTGGAGCAAATCACCAGTTGTCCAGAGCCTTCAGCCAGAGCCGCAGCATCAAAGTTGGCACTGCGCACGATACCTTTGGCATTGGGATTGATTGTGCCACTATGGCAAGCATCCAATACCATTACGACACGGTCTGTGAGCACACGTCTTTGCACTGACTCCAAGATCTTTTCCATTTCCATACCGGTAGCAAACAGGTCTTCGGGGTCAGAGTCATATGCAACAAGATAGCTGCGACCTCTTAAATCCCTCTGCGAAGGACTGCCATGGGTAGAAAAGAAAATCACCACTACATCATCGGGCTTGACCACGCGAGCCAAAAACTTAGAACCAAACTCAGAGAGAATACGTCTTTGATTGGCATCTTTATCAAGCAACATGCGCACATGGTCTGGCGCAAAGTGAGCATCTTTGACTAAGTAATCATAAAAATCGCGGGCATCTTTTGTTGCGTATTTGAGGCGCGGTATTTTGGGATTGGCAAACTCGCCTATACCGATTACAAGTGCCCATTTATCTCTGACCGGACGGTTAATATCAGCTTTTACCGCATTGTCGACGGCATCTACTTTGGTCTGCATGTCTTTGTTTTGAATCGTCTCAGTCTGTCCGGCAGGCATCAGAGCGAGGCAGCAGAGGGCGGCAACAAGGTGCTTTAAAATGCGCATTTTATTAACCAATCAAATTGTCTAACGAGAACATCACGGTCGACTAAAAAATACCACAATTTAGGCGGAGAAAAACCCCCAACTGGCCATGTAGACAGATACTGTAATCCCCTCGGCTGACAGCAAAAGCGCAGCTTGCACTACCGGTGATGGCACTTGAGGGTAGCTAAGACAATTTAATTGTGGCAGCAGCAGCTACTTGCGCTTTGTAGGCTTTGTTGGCAGCAATGCAGGCAAATATTGCTTGTCCAATAGCAAAGAGTGCCCAGACATGCAAACCAACTGTTAGAGGTTGGAAGCTAATAAGTGAGATAAGTGTATCAGCGGCTATTAAAAGCGCTCCCACAACTAGTGCCCAGGTGCGGTACAGATTGCTCTGTTTTGACAAGAACAAAAAAATGGCAGCGGACAGCGCCATAGGCACAAAAGTAACGATAAAATGGAGCACAGCATTGTCTTTGGTGATCTCGCCAAGCAGCACACTGACAAAAGCTGGCGATATCATACCTAGCGCCAGCGAAAAATCCATATTAAAAGCAAAGCAGAGAGCATTTACCAGAGTGCAACCAGCCACCCAAATTAGCCAATTAGCTCCGCGTGCAACCTGAACATTGCCCACCGGTATAGACTGAGTGTGGATTTGGGGGTCTTCAGTTTCGTAATTCTGAGCCTCACCGCGATTAGCAGCATCTCTTATCTCAGCGTCTTCTTTTTCCTGGGCATGGGATTGTGGCAATGGTGGTTCTTGCATGTTGCACCTTTATCATAAACAGCTCCAAGTTTAGCATCCTATTTATTTGCCACCACTGTCGGCTCTCACAATGGATACGCCAAGAGGTCCATCGATTGAGCGCCTCAAGTCCATCTCAAAGGTGACCTTTTGTCTTGTGGAGCCCACAGGAAAGAGTGGAATCTCATAAAGTCCTACGCTCTTTATGGCATGGACAGCCGCTTCCCTAAATTTTGTCTCCTGCGCCACATCACGCTCATTGGCTTTAACCGGGATAAAATCGGTGATTTGCGGATCGACGTCGCGATTTTTGTCCACTGTAATCAAAGCTCTGGCACACCCCGGGCTGACCTCAGCTAATTGCCAGCGGGTATAGATGGCACTAGCCAGGCGGCTATACCAGGCTTCCCAGGTGGTTGGTCTGGCCATTGCCTCAGCTTTTAGGGCTGGCAGCGCCTCCGCCTGGGCCGTTGCCTCCACAAGTGGCGCTGTTTTTATCGCCTGGGCTCTGGCTGACTCAGCGTTGGGGATATAGAGACTGCCAAAAGCCCTGGTTACCACCTTGCCTTGAGGACTGATATTGCCAAAGAGATTGTTGTTACCCGCTGGTGCACCAAAAGCCCTGGGCACAGCCGATAGACCATTGTTTGGTCTGACCACAGCTTTGACGTCATAACCAGGGGCCCAGTTAGTTATGCCATGATTAGCGCTGAGATTACTAGACACGCTGGCCGAACTAAAAAAAGTCTGCCGGCCAAAAACAGGCACTGCACTGCGGTTATAAATGCTGCCAGCGCCCTTGTAAATGCTACCGCCACCGTTATAGATACTGCCGCCACCGCGGTAAATACTGCCAGGTATATTGCCTCTAAAATTGCCCTGATAGCCATTAGCGCCAGTATTTAAGCCGCCCAGACCTGCTTTTGGCGCATTATAGAGGGCGCTATAGGGCAATACTTTGCTGCCTCTAGGCGCTGCCTCACCAGGTTTGTAGGTCTTACCCGCCGAAAACTGCACAATATTGCCTGTTTTGTCATCGAGACTGACACCGGCATCAAGACCTTTACCTGCCGCTTTTGACTTACCGCCACCAGGTGTAATCACAGTTAGCGATGGATTGGAGCTGGCTTTTTGTTTGATTGTGCCTTGTAACGGCGTGCAAAAGGCGGGGGCAGTGGTCAAAACCACGCCAGCGATTAGCAATAAATCTAGTATCCTGTTTGTTGCCGCCACTGATAATCTCAACTACTACCATGATAGGTCCATGATAAGTTTTCTACCCTTTATCGTCAGTCTTATACTGCTCACCTGCGCCACGAGCGCCAGTGCCAGCACGATTGACCTGAGAGCTGAGCGCCTGCCAGCGGCTAGCCATGTCAAAGCAGGCTTAACGGCGGGTAGCTATCACAATGAGCCCGTCGACATAAATGACGTCCGCGGTGGTGAGGCTCTCATCGACCTCAAAGACCAGGGCATCGCTTGCGACAATTTTTATGCCCGCAAAGACCAACTCAATGCCCCATATTACAGGGCGTTTAAGTCAGCGCCCACGAGTGCCAGGCTGCGTCAGGGCGTGGTACTAAAGCTGGTGCAAGTTAATCAGTTACTTAAACCCTATGGTGTAGAGCTACTGGTCCTGGATGGCTATCGTCCAGTCAGCCTGCAAAGAGAGTTGTGGCAGTATTTTATCAATCAAGCAAAAAAAGTCAGACCAGCTCTCACAAGCGCTGAGCAGATAACATACGCTAGTCATTATTGTTCTAATCCCCAAAAGTACAATGAGTCCGATAGCCGCACCTGGCCTACTCATGCCACCGGTGCAGCAGTGGATCTAACACTCAAACAGCTGGGCTCAGATAGTCAACTCTATATGGGTGGAATTTTTGATGATGATAGCAAAATCAGTCATACAGCCTACTATGAAAGCATCAAGGACAGTAGCACGAGTGCACTGGAAGCCAGACGCAATCGTCGACTGCTTTACTGGGCTATGCAAAAGGCGGGCTTTAGCAACTATCCATACGAATGGTGGCACTATGACTATGGCAATCAACTCTGGCTCTTAAATCAAAAGAAGAACAAACTGATAAGCCCAAAAGCTAAAGCCTGGTATGGTCTTGCTAGAGACA
This genomic stretch from Candidatus Obscuribacter sp. harbors:
- a CDS encoding caspase family protein, with amino-acid sequence MRILKHLVAALCCLALMPAGQTETIQNKDMQTKVDAVDNAVKADINRPVRDKWALVIGIGEFANPKIPRLKYATKDARDFYDYLVKDAHFAPDHVRMLLDKDANQRRILSEFGSKFLARVVKPDDVVVIFFSTHGSPSQRDLRGRSYLVAYDSDPEDLFATGMEMEKILESVQRRVLTDRVVMVLDACHSGTINPNAKGIVRSANFDAAALAEGSGQLVICSSQPDEQSWESRRYQNGVFTRNLLDGLRSKPDATLSDAFERMKTTVADEVREDHPGARQTPVLHSKWSGNDLIISVLPRAPQSLPESVVLDLEPDSAHNNTQNPMQSYPVAQPQTQTQVPTKLAVVSQPEAPKSIKLSQSYFSNEKNPRLAYMEACSQQAAHFNEPAYYYRKAVILIQMGNFSKAEQELKYLLTDVPNNSDYHLARAYCYHRMGQKLSAKDEVDMALFHNPSLPKIVEFDVENSTKK
- a CDS encoding D-alanyl-D-alanine carboxypeptidase family protein, producing the protein MISFLPFIVSLILLTCATSASASTIDLRAERLPAASHVKAGLTAGSYHNEPVDINDVRGGEALIDLKDQGIACDNFYARKDQLNAPYYRAFKSAPTSARLRQGVVLKLVQVNQLLKPYGVELLVLDGYRPVSLQRELWQYFINQAKKVRPALTSAEQITYASHYCSNPQKYNESDSRTWPTHATGAAVDLTLKQLGSDSQLYMGGIFDDDSKISHTAYYESIKDSSTSALEARRNRRLLYWAMQKAGFSNYPYEWWHYDYGNQLWLLNQKKNKLISPKAKAWYGLARDSEN